The following proteins are co-located in the Cutaneotrichosporon cavernicola HIS019 DNA, chromosome: 3 genome:
- the RPN2 gene encoding uncharacterized protein (Proteasome/cyclosome repeat), which produces MTVATVTTSAAGSLALLKDEDRDVRIYALEYLLTIVPQFWAEISEELPYIESLADPQFSELPPESRPLAALLCSKVYFYLGERDEAVEFALRAAAAFEKEPYGEFKETIIAGCIDRAISETDSNNQSDTRLNEIVDGVIRQGSSDGAKLAIGLALSLRRLNLIEAIYQNSRSSSGTHDENLLRYILAETVGGAGGSDAWPDSFRRELLAVLLKLFKLSTPPDYYSITQIWVLLDDAVACGDDMVTLLEKGGRKGRLEAYQIAFDVSEMAPQNFLERLRGHLAERYWGPDGHSGTDEERNALDEILNGSQVAQLYLNFLKKNNQTDMSILKVTKESLEDRYSIYHSAITFTNAFANCGTTSDRFLRENLDWLGRASNWAKFSTTAALGLIHRGSYVNGRRVVKPYLPGGDAPSKFSEGGALFALGLIYTGRKEGAEEELRKGLSEVNDPIVQHGAALGLGVAALATGDENIYDDLKNMLFQDNATSSEAAGYAMGLVMLGQPNERVLDEMISYASETQHEKIVRGIAIGTALVMYGKRHAASDVIKKFTNSNDAILRYGGMFVYALAYVGTGDNKVIKQLLHFAVSDVNDDVRRAAVIALGFVLFRNYTQVPRVVQLLSESYNPHVRHGATLALGISCAGTGLNSAIELLEPMTKDPVDFVRQGAYMALAMVLIQQTEAQSPKVREIRELFNKVVTDKREDPLARFGASLAQGIIDAGGRNMTISLATPAGTPDMKAIVGMVLFCQFWYWYPLAHFLGLTFSPTTIIGVDAQLRIPKVDFVSWAKPSMFAYPTTAKPVTKEEKKKAQTAILSTTAKEKARAKSKKAERGDAMDTDDKDDVAAPEKDAKPKEEKRKTAEPPQSIVNNMTRVVPTQLPYITGPYDPIASSSSAANGASSGEAATPSKPSPIQPKKGRYVPLRSVGDGAAWDAGRAADGRSRVHWSGKILLLDDTREGESAEGGEYIELDKALWEATPEPTPTAASTATAAAAAVPTAAAAAQGDMDWDGEMPAAFEWEFED; this is translated from the exons ATGACCGTGGCAACAGTCACTACCAGCGCTG CCGGCTCGCTCGCcctgctcaaggacgaggaccgTGACGTCCGCATCTACGCCCTCGAGtacctcctcaccatcgTCCCGCAGTTCTGGGCAGAGATCAGTGAAGAGCTCCCCTACATCGAGTCGCTCGCGGACCCCCAGTTCTCCGAGCTTCCACCCGAGAGCAGGccgctcgcggcgctcctcTGCTCCAAGGTCTACTTctacctcggcgagcgcgacgaggctgtTGAGTTTGCtctccgcgccgccgctgcgtTTGAGAAGGAGCCATATGGAGAGTTCAAGGAGACGATCATTGCTGGCTGCATCGACCGCGCCATCTCCGAGACGGATTCGAACAACCAGAGCGACACGCGCCTGAACGAGATTGTTGACGGTGTCATCCGTCAAGGGTCCAGCGATGGTGCCAAGCTC GCTatcggcctcgcgctgtcactccgccgcctcaacctcatcgAGGCCATCTACCAgaactcgcgctcgtcgtccggTACACACGACGAGAACCTTCTCCGCTACATTCTAGCCGAGACCGTCGGGGGAGCAGGTGGCAGCGACGCGTGGCCCGACTCATTCCgccgcgagctcctcgccgtcttACTCAAGCTGTTCAAGCTCTCCACCCCACCCGACTACTACTCGATAACGCAGATCTGGGTGCTACTGGACGACGCTGTCGCATgcggcgacgacatggTCACGTTGCTGGAGAAAGGCGGACGAAAGGGAAGACTGGAGGCCTACCAGATTGCGTTCGACGTGTCCGAAATGGCGCCCCAGAacttcctcgagcgcctgcgtggccacctcgccgagcggTACTGGGGACCAGATGGGCACTCGGGaaccgacgaggagcggaACGCGCTTGACGAGATTCTCAACGGGTCCCAGGTCGCCCAGCTCTACCTCAACTTCCTCAAGAAGAACAACCAGACCGACATGAGCATCCTAAAGGTGACCAAGGAGTCACTCGAGGACCGCTACTCGATCTACCACTCAGCCATCACCTTTACCAACGCCTTTGCCAACTGCGGCACCACCTCCGATCGCTTCCTCCGCGAGAACCTCGACTGGCTCGGTCGCGCGTCCAACTGGGCCAAGTTCTCGACCACTGCTGCCCTTGGTCTCATCCACCGCGGCTCGTACGTCAACGGCAGGCGCGTCGTCAAGCCGTACCTTCCGGGAGGGGATGCGCCGTCCAAGTTCTCCGAGGGCGGTGCGCTCTTCGCCCTTGGCCTGATCTACACGGGGCGAAAGGAGggggccgaggaggagctccgCAAGGGACTCTCGGAGGTGAACGACCCCATTGTCCAGCACGGCGCAgcccttggtcttggtGTTGCTGCTCTCGCCACGGGTGATGAGA acaTCTACGACGACCTCAAGAACATGCTCTTCCAGGACaacgcgacctcgtcggaGGCTGCCGGTTACGCTATGGGTCTCGTCATGCTCGGCCAGCCCAACGAGCGCGTGCTTGACGAGATGATCTCATACGCCAGCGAGACGCAGCATGAGAAGATCGTCCGCGGTATTGCTATCGGTACCGCCCTCGTCATGTACGGCAAGCGCCATGCCGCGTCCGACGTGATCAAGAAGTTCACGAACAGCAAC GACGCTATCCTCCGCTACGGTGGCATGTTCGTCTACGCGCTCGCCTACGTCGGCACTGGCGACAACAAGGTCATCAAGCAGCTGCTTCACTTTGCTGTTTCCGacgtcaacgacgacgtccGCCGTGCTGCCGTTATCGCCCTTGGCTTTGTCCTCTTCCGCAACTACACCCAGGTCCCCCGCGTTGTCCAGCTCCTCTCCGAGAGCTACAACCCCCATGTTCGCCACGGCgccaccctcgccctcggcatctcATGCGCGGGCACCGGCCTGAACTCTGCgatcgagctcctcgagcccaTGACCAAGGACCCCGTCGACTTTGTGCGCCAGGGTGCCTACATGGCGCTTGCTATGGTTCTCATTCAGCAGACCGAGGCGCAGTCGCCCAAGGTCCGCGAGATTCGCGAGCTCTTCAACAAGGTTGTCACCGACAAGCGCGAGGACCCTCTGGCGCGGTTCGGTGCCTCCCTTGCCCAGGGCATCATCGACGCCGGTGGCCGCAACATGACCATCTCCCTTGCCACCCCAGCTGGCACACCTGACATGAAGGCCATCGTCGGCATGGTTCTCTTCTGCCAGTTCTGGTACTGGTACCCCTTGGCCCACTTCCTGGGTCTCACCTTCAGCCCAACGACCATCATCGGTGTGGACGCGCAGCTTCGCATCCCGAAGGTCGACTTTGTCTCGTGGGCCAAGCCGAGCATGTTCGCGTACCCGACCACTGCCAAACCCGTGACtaaggaggagaagaagaaggctcAGACTGCTATTCTTTCAACGActgccaaggagaaggcaCGTGCGAAGTCGAAAAAGGCTGAGCGTGGCGACGCGATGGACaccgacgacaaggacgacgtcgcggcACCTGAGAAGGACGCCAAGCCGAAAGAGGAGAAGCGGAAGACTGCCGAGCCACCACAGTCGATCGTCAACAACATGACGCGTGTGGTTCCCACCCAGCTCCCTTACATCACCGGCCCGTACGACCCTATCGCATCATCATCAAGTGCTGCCAACGGCGCATcgagcggcgaggccgcGACTCCGTCGAAGCCCAGCCCCATCCAGCCCAAGAAGGGCCGTTACGTTCCACTGCGCTCTGTAGGTGACGGGGCAGCGTGGGACGCCGGCCGTGCGGCGGACGGCCGCTCGCGCGTGCACTGGAGCGGAAAGATTCTTCTGCTGGACGACACGCGTGAGGGTGAGAGTGCAGAGGGAGGTGAGTacatcgagctcgataAGGCTCTGTGGGAGGCCACTCCCGAACCGACACCAACAGCCGCATCGACGGCGactgctgcggctgctgctgtccctacggcggcggccgcggctcAGGGGGACATGGACTGGGACGGCGAGATGCCCGCCGCGTTTGAGTGGGAGTTTGAGGACTAG